Proteins from one Tsuneonella aeria genomic window:
- a CDS encoding SDR family oxidoreductase → MGICDNRTVIITGAARGLGRAYALAFAAEGANVVVNDIGTSLGGEGRDTSAADAVVDEIRAAGGAALANYEDITDWDAAKRIVDAAIEAFGDLHVIVNNAGIVRDRMFVSATPEEWDATMHVHLRGHFCLARHAVDYWRAKQKRGENPDARIINTTSGAGLQGSIAQSAYSTAKGGIASLTLVQAAELGRYGITANALAPSARTRMTEQAFADKMATQGDAFDVMDPANIAPTVVWLGSSESANVTGCVFELEGGRIMLGDGWREGPAVDAGRRWNPDEVGEAVETLLAERVAPRKVWGTA, encoded by the coding sequence ATGGGAATCTGCGACAACCGGACAGTGATCATCACCGGCGCAGCGCGCGGGCTGGGACGCGCCTATGCGCTCGCCTTCGCCGCCGAAGGCGCGAACGTGGTCGTCAACGACATCGGCACTTCGCTGGGCGGGGAAGGTCGCGACACGAGCGCCGCCGACGCGGTGGTCGATGAAATTCGCGCGGCGGGCGGGGCGGCCCTCGCGAATTACGAGGACATCACCGACTGGGACGCTGCGAAGCGTATCGTGGATGCGGCGATCGAGGCGTTCGGCGACCTTCACGTGATCGTCAACAACGCAGGGATCGTGCGCGACCGCATGTTCGTGTCCGCCACGCCGGAAGAATGGGACGCGACCATGCACGTCCATCTGCGCGGCCATTTCTGCCTGGCGCGCCACGCCGTGGATTACTGGCGTGCAAAGCAGAAGCGCGGGGAAAATCCCGATGCGCGGATCATCAATACCACCAGTGGGGCAGGGCTCCAGGGTTCCATCGCGCAGTCGGCCTATTCGACCGCCAAGGGCGGGATCGCGTCGCTAACGCTGGTGCAGGCAGCCGAACTCGGCCGATACGGCATCACGGCCAACGCGCTCGCCCCTTCGGCGCGCACCCGCATGACGGAGCAGGCCTTCGCGGACAAGATGGCCACCCAGGGCGACGCGTTTGACGTGATGGACCCGGCGAACATCGCCCCCACCGTCGTCTGGCTCGGCTCCAGCGAGAGTGCGAACGTGACTGGCTGCGTGTTCGAACTGGAAGGCGGCAGGATCATGCTGGGAGATGGCTGGCGCGAAGGACCGGCGGTGGACGCGGGCAGGCGCTGGAACCCCGACGAGGTCGGCGAGGCCGTTGAGACGTTGCTCGCCGAAAGGGTTGCTCCCCGAAAAGTCTGGGGGACCGCCTGA
- a CDS encoding acyl-CoA dehydrogenase family protein produces MHFAFTDEQAMIVETAQAFFRENASSARTRAAMANDGIDRALWDAFCAELGLSGIGIPEAVGGAGLGLVELAIIAEAAGAQVSALPMLGSLAQCAQAIAAGGSDAQRESWLPRLLSGEVIAGYAHDAGFVADGNRISGEAGFVAHGGSAQVFLASNNASAWIVPADAEGVTVTPLTTMDQTRPYARVSFQGAKGEPLADPMAASTAAHQAAFVVAAAEALGGAQEALDRTVAYAKERVQFGRPIGSFQAYKHRLADMMIEIEQARSAVYWAACAVDEGSDEAPLALHAAKSFATDTFLRCAGDMIQLHGGIGFTWEHDAHLFFKRARALQSMLGSNAWHREQVAAMILGEAA; encoded by the coding sequence ATGCATTTCGCATTCACCGACGAACAGGCGATGATCGTGGAAACCGCGCAGGCGTTCTTCCGCGAGAACGCGTCTTCGGCCCGCACCCGGGCGGCGATGGCCAACGACGGAATCGATCGCGCCTTGTGGGACGCGTTCTGCGCAGAGCTTGGGCTGTCGGGCATCGGCATTCCGGAAGCGGTCGGTGGCGCCGGGCTGGGGCTGGTGGAGCTGGCAATCATTGCCGAGGCCGCGGGCGCACAGGTTTCCGCCCTGCCGATGCTGGGTAGCCTCGCCCAGTGCGCGCAGGCAATCGCGGCGGGTGGCAGCGATGCGCAGCGCGAAAGCTGGCTGCCGCGCCTTCTCTCCGGCGAAGTCATCGCGGGCTACGCGCACGACGCGGGTTTCGTGGCTGATGGCAACAGGATTTCGGGCGAAGCGGGCTTCGTCGCGCATGGTGGGTCTGCGCAGGTCTTTCTGGCCAGTAACAACGCATCGGCCTGGATCGTCCCGGCTGACGCAGAGGGCGTGACGGTCACCCCGCTGACGACGATGGACCAGACGCGGCCCTACGCCCGCGTTTCATTCCAGGGAGCCAAAGGGGAGCCACTCGCCGATCCGATGGCGGCAAGCACCGCGGCGCACCAGGCCGCCTTCGTCGTCGCCGCGGCAGAGGCGCTCGGCGGCGCGCAGGAGGCTCTCGACCGCACGGTGGCTTACGCCAAGGAACGCGTCCAGTTCGGTCGCCCGATCGGGTCGTTCCAGGCCTACAAACACCGCCTGGCGGACATGATGATCGAGATCGAACAGGCGCGCAGCGCCGTGTATTGGGCGGCCTGCGCGGTGGACGAAGGATCGGACGAAGCGCCGCTGGCGCTGCATGCCGCCAAGAGCTTTGCCACCGACACGTTCCTGCGATGCGCCGGCGACATGATCCAGCTCCACGGTGGGATAGGGTTCACCTGGGAACACGATGCGCACCTGTTTTTCAAGCGTGCGCGGGCGCTGCAATCCATGCTCGGCAGCAATGCATGGCACCGGGAACAAGTTGCCGCAATGATCCTCGGAGAAGCGGCATGA